The proteins below come from a single Mangifera indica cultivar Alphonso chromosome 16, CATAS_Mindica_2.1, whole genome shotgun sequence genomic window:
- the LOC123199551 gene encoding Werner Syndrome-like exonuclease: MSSENLILAPRIWKIRFYDNIIYTTVTSCAADVNHWIHKTMHIHRFKLHKLMVGLDTEWCLPTKTDKHQKVAILQLCVGHRCLIFQLCHTDVMPPSLINFLGNNKYTFVGKAVGTDVKKLFEEYELKVAKVRDVSEMAATKYQDEELKKLGLRTLALKYLNIELDKNKLITLSKWDRMKLSSKQIAYAAIDAFVSFQLGVYLK; this comes from the coding sequence ATGTCTTCGGAAAATTTGATTCTAGCTCCTCGTATTTGGAAGATtagattttatgataatatcatCTACACTACTGTGACTTCTTGTGCTGCAGATGTCAATCATTGGATACATAAAACAATGCACATTCATCGTTTTAAGCTTCACAAACTCATGGTTGGCCTTGACACTGAATGGTGTCTGCCCACCAAGACTGATAAGCATCAGAAAGTAGCAATCCTGCAACTTTGTGTAGGTCACAGATGTCTCATCTTTCAGCTCTGTCATACAGATGTGATGCCTCCATCTCTTATAAATTTTCTGGGGAACAATAAGTATACTTTTGTAGGGAAAGCCGTAGGAACTGATGTCAAAAAGCTTTTTGAGGAATACGAGTTGAAAGTGGCGAAAGTTAGAGATGTTTCAGAGATGGCTGCAACAAAGTATCAGGATGAAGAACTGAAAAAACTAGGTTTAAGGACTTTAGCCTTAAAATACCTTAATATTGAATTGGACAAGAATAAACTTATCACTTTAAGTAAATGGGACAGGATGAAATTGAGCAGCAAACAAATTGCATACGCAGCGATTGATGCGTTTGTTTCTTTTCAATTAGGGGTTTACTTGAAATAG